A single genomic interval of Lathyrus oleraceus cultivar Zhongwan6 chromosome 7, CAAS_Psat_ZW6_1.0, whole genome shotgun sequence harbors:
- the LOC127105659 gene encoding probable ribonuclease P/MRP protein subunit POP5 — translation MVFKNRYMVMEVFMNPNREQASGDSIIITQFNISNAIKDSIMVNFGECGLAASLGSFQVKYVNPITNVCIIRASREEHEKVWASITMVRSIGNFPVVFNLLDLSGNLQASKTAALKWEKAKFEQYKLMVGDRLSADDTHRMNNHLAKIELLEH, via the exons ATGGTGTTCAAAAACAGGTACATGGTGATGGAGGTTTTTATGAATCCTAATAGAGAACAAGCATCGGGTGATTCTATTATAATTACTCAGTTTAATATCTCTAATGCTATAAAAGATAGCATCATGGTGAATTTTGGGGAGTGTGGTTTGGCGGCATCACTAGGATCATTTCAGG TTAAGTATGTGAATCCAATCACTAATGTGTGCATTATTAGAGCTTCAAGAGAGGAGCATGAAAAAGTATGGGCTTCTATTACTATGGTTAGAAGTATTGGAAATTTTCCAGTGGTGTTTAATTTACTTGATTTATCTG GAAATTTACAGGCTTCTAAAACCGCCGCATTGAAGTGGGAAAAAGCAAAATTTGAACAGTACAAACTTATGGTTGGTGATCGATTGTCAGCTGACGATACTCATCGTATGAATAATCATCTTGCAAAGATTGAACTTTTGGAGCACTGA